The Patescibacteria group bacterium genome window below encodes:
- a CDS encoding MBL fold metallo-hydrolase, which translates to MVITWYGLSCFKIQEQARDHEVSILTDPYVPEDGKKLPREIAADVVTSSHDHPRHNNFAAVAGKPFLIDGPGEYEVKEAFVTGVGTFHDLVEGKEKGRNTMYYITVGGLHLLHLGDLKHKLTEKHLEEFHNIDILFVPVGGGDVLAAKEAADVVGQIEPRIIIPMHYRSGKLGDKLDAVEPFLKAMGAAKSEPVSKFKLTDKELPQEEMRVVLLEMQ; encoded by the coding sequence ATGGTCATAACTTGGTACGGCCTGTCTTGTTTCAAGATCCAGGAACAGGCCCGCGATCACGAGGTCTCGATACTCACCGACCCCTACGTTCCGGAGGATGGCAAGAAGCTGCCGCGCGAGATCGCGGCCGATGTCGTCACTTCGAGCCACGACCACCCGCGTCATAATAATTTCGCGGCGGTCGCCGGCAAACCGTTCCTCATCGACGGTCCGGGGGAATACGAGGTCAAGGAAGCTTTCGTCACCGGCGTGGGCACTTTTCATGATCTGGTCGAAGGCAAGGAGAAGGGCCGGAATACGATGTACTACATCACCGTCGGCGGACTGCACCTGCTGCATCTCGGAGATCTGAAACACAAACTCACCGAGAAGCATCTCGAAGAATTCCACAACATCGACATCTTGTTCGTCCCAGTCGGCGGCGGCGACGTCCTCGCGGCCAAAGAAGCGGCCGATGTCGTCGGCCAGATCGAACCGCGGATCATCATCCCGATGCATTACCGCTCCGGCAAACTGGGCGACAAACTCGATGCCGTCGAGCCGTTCCTGAAAGCGATGGGCGCGGCCAAGAGCGAGCCGGTCTCCAAATTCAAACTCACGGACAAGGAATTGCCCCAGGAAGAGATGCGGGTCGTCCTGCTCGAGATGCAATGA